The following proteins are encoded in a genomic region of Magallana gigas chromosome 1, xbMagGiga1.1, whole genome shotgun sequence:
- the LOC105339868 gene encoding kappaPI-actitoxin-Avd3e has product MSRVLSLCVLLFITVAIVSARWYGQPPPPVTGPCSLSAEPGPCRGACPRFYYDASRNSCRPFTYGCCGGNANNFKSKKLCERSCRPRRCPNIACFVGACTVQKCDNFPEATCFAVCPCDNSRWVYNGEDVTDKC; this is encoded by the exons ATGTCACGAGTTTTATCACTCTGTGTGCTACTCTTTATCACAGTG GCCATTGTGAGCGCCAGATGGTACGGACAACCCCCTCCCCCAGTAACAG GTCCATGTAGTCTTTCTGCTGAACCCGGACCCTGTAGAGGTGCTTGCCCTCGATTTTATTATGACGCTAGCCGGAACTCCTGTCGTCCGTTCACCTATGGCTGTTGCGGAGGAAACGCCAACAACTTTAAATCAAAGAAGCTCTGTGAACGGTCCTGTCGGCCGCGTC GTTGCCCTAACATTGCCTGCTTCGTAGGCGCTTGTACTGTCCAAAAATGCGATAACTTTCCGGAAGCCACTTgctt tgcCGTGTGTCCATGTGATAATTCTCGATGGGTCTATAACGGAGAGGACGTCACAGATAAATGTTAA